A single Agromyces sp. CF514 DNA region contains:
- a CDS encoding AAA family ATPase: MVSIDTRPSALLGRAGERERLAELVGSARNGRGSALLIRGEPGIGKTALLDEATREVVGARVVRAHGFEAEQAMPYAALQRLGAPFTELVESLPERQAAALRIAAGVDDGPPPDRYLVGLGMLSLLAAAAERQPLVCVIDDAHLVDVESLEVLAFVGRRLEAESVALMLATRPDARVDVTAAGVAVLELGGLDGPTSVQLLNRAADEPVDPYLATRFAEETGGNPLALIDLGREFTAQQLTDSSLALGPVPIGLRLESTYLRRVEALPDPTRRWLGIAAAESTGRPELIDEAAARLGAGADAAGPAELAGLVSVRERVRFRHPLVRAAVYNAMPAAERREVHAMLREVADAHGRPDLAVWHAAAAAAGVDDAVADRMELAADAAGGRGGTASRARLLAGAADLTTPGPLRDARLIAAAEAAAAAGAAQLALELLDRIDPATADPVTEGRLLLLRAMLALFVADAEGVLGGTANLLRAAELFHGLAPELEQRALVRAFEVELTAEWAVAGATLPELGERLAAGADVADGPRSIALRGLAAHILLPYEQAVPPMRAAVEMLVASDDAQLLDLGYFGIALTMGLWDEQACIDLLERTASAARDTGNLRVLDTTLWLLGEVELVRGDPAASARYVEEVRELRRAIGYDAEQVVNAAVLAWAGAPVEVVEQVAQGTLASGFVGAHTIAMTGLSTRDLADGRPDAAYARLAPMVARDFLQVTYQQLPELVEAGARSGRGDEPAVRDAAARLARFAEVSGTPWIRGVSARAAALLAADADADALYREAIGYLAATGSRGELGRAHLVYGEWLRRVKRRRDAREQLRVALAIFERVAAPAFAARARRELEATGEHVVAHVPGESTADALTPQEATVARLASAGRTNAEIGAELFISANTVDYHLRKVFRKLGITSRRQLAERYPAG; this comes from the coding sequence GTGGTCAGCATCGACACGAGACCGTCCGCGCTCCTCGGCCGTGCCGGCGAGCGTGAGCGCCTCGCCGAGCTGGTCGGTTCGGCGCGCAACGGGCGCGGTTCGGCGCTGCTGATCCGCGGCGAGCCGGGCATCGGCAAGACGGCACTGCTCGACGAGGCCACGCGCGAGGTCGTCGGCGCGCGGGTGGTGCGCGCCCACGGCTTCGAGGCCGAGCAGGCGATGCCCTACGCGGCGCTGCAGCGGCTCGGCGCCCCGTTCACCGAGCTCGTCGAGTCGCTTCCGGAACGGCAGGCGGCGGCACTGCGCATCGCGGCGGGCGTCGACGACGGCCCGCCGCCCGACCGCTATCTCGTGGGGCTCGGCATGCTCTCGCTGCTCGCGGCGGCGGCCGAGCGGCAGCCGCTCGTGTGCGTGATCGACGACGCGCACCTCGTCGACGTCGAGTCGCTCGAGGTGCTCGCGTTCGTGGGTCGTCGGCTCGAGGCCGAGTCCGTCGCACTGATGCTCGCGACGCGGCCCGACGCCCGGGTCGATGTCACGGCGGCCGGGGTCGCCGTGCTCGAGCTCGGCGGGCTCGACGGGCCCACGTCGGTGCAGCTGCTGAACCGGGCGGCCGACGAACCGGTCGACCCGTACCTCGCGACGCGGTTCGCCGAGGAGACCGGCGGCAACCCGCTCGCGCTCATCGACCTCGGCCGGGAGTTCACCGCCCAGCAGCTCACCGATTCCTCGCTCGCGCTCGGGCCGGTGCCGATCGGCCTGCGCCTCGAGTCCACGTACCTGCGCAGGGTCGAGGCGCTGCCCGACCCGACCCGGCGCTGGCTCGGCATCGCGGCGGCCGAGTCCACGGGGCGCCCCGAACTCATCGACGAGGCGGCCGCGCGGCTCGGGGCGGGGGCGGATGCCGCGGGCCCGGCCGAGCTCGCCGGGCTCGTGTCGGTGCGTGAACGCGTGCGGTTCCGGCATCCGCTCGTTCGCGCGGCGGTCTACAACGCCATGCCCGCCGCGGAGCGACGCGAGGTGCACGCGATGCTGCGCGAGGTGGCCGACGCGCACGGGCGGCCCGATCTCGCGGTCTGGCATGCGGCTGCGGCCGCGGCGGGCGTCGACGACGCGGTCGCCGACCGCATGGAACTGGCGGCGGATGCCGCGGGCGGCCGCGGCGGCACCGCCTCACGAGCGCGCCTGCTCGCCGGGGCCGCCGACCTCACGACGCCCGGCCCCCTGCGCGACGCCCGGCTCATCGCGGCGGCCGAGGCCGCGGCGGCGGCCGGTGCCGCGCAGCTCGCGCTCGAGCTGCTCGATCGCATCGACCCGGCGACCGCCGACCCGGTCACCGAGGGCCGCCTGCTCCTGCTGCGTGCGATGCTCGCGCTGTTCGTGGCCGACGCCGAGGGGGTGCTCGGCGGCACGGCGAACCTGCTGCGCGCCGCCGAGCTGTTCCACGGACTCGCGCCCGAGCTCGAGCAGCGTGCCCTCGTGCGGGCGTTCGAGGTCGAGCTGACGGCCGAGTGGGCGGTCGCGGGTGCGACGCTGCCCGAGCTCGGAGAGCGGCTCGCGGCCGGCGCCGACGTCGCCGACGGGCCGAGGTCGATCGCGTTGCGCGGCCTCGCGGCGCACATCCTGCTGCCCTACGAGCAGGCGGTGCCGCCCATGCGCGCGGCCGTCGAGATGCTCGTGGCCTCCGACGACGCGCAACTGCTCGACCTCGGGTACTTCGGCATCGCGTTGACGATGGGCCTCTGGGACGAGCAGGCCTGCATCGACCTGCTCGAGCGCACCGCGTCCGCGGCTCGCGACACCGGCAACCTGCGCGTGCTCGACACGACCCTGTGGCTGCTCGGCGAGGTGGAGCTCGTGCGCGGCGACCCCGCGGCATCCGCTCGCTACGTCGAGGAGGTGCGCGAGCTCCGTCGCGCCATCGGCTACGACGCCGAGCAGGTCGTGAACGCCGCGGTGCTCGCCTGGGCCGGCGCGCCGGTCGAGGTCGTCGAGCAGGTGGCGCAGGGCACACTCGCCAGCGGGTTCGTCGGGGCGCACACGATCGCGATGACGGGCCTCAGCACGCGCGATCTCGCCGACGGACGACCGGATGCCGCGTACGCCCGCCTCGCGCCCATGGTCGCGCGGGACTTCCTGCAGGTGACGTACCAGCAGCTTCCCGAGCTCGTCGAGGCGGGCGCGCGCAGTGGTCGCGGCGACGAGCCCGCCGTGCGCGACGCCGCGGCCCGGCTGGCGCGGTTCGCCGAGGTGAGCGGCACGCCGTGGATCAGGGGCGTGTCGGCACGGGCCGCTGCGCTCCTCGCGGCCGACGCCGACGCCGACGCGCTCTACCGCGAGGCGATCGGGTATCTCGCCGCGACCGGCTCTCGCGGCGAGCTCGGGCGCGCCCACCTCGTCTACGGCGAGTGGCTGCGACGCGTGAAGCGCCGTCGTGATGCGCGCGAGCAGCTGCGCGTCGCGCTCGCGATCTTCGAACGGGTCGCGGCGCCCGCGTTCGCCGCACGCGCCCGTCGCGAGCTCGAGGCGACCGGCGAGCACGTCGTCGCCCACGTGCCGGGGGAGTCCACGGCCGACGCCCTCACCCCGCAGGAGGCGACGGTCGCCCGACTCGCCTCGGCGGGCCGCACGAACGCCGAGATCGGCGCCGAGCTGTTCATCAGCGCGAACACGGTCGACTACCACCTGCGCAAGGTGTTCCGGAAGCTCGGCATCACGTCGCGCCGCCAACTCGCGGAGCGGTATCCCGCGGGCTGA